The archaeon genome includes the window GGTTTGATCTTCGAAACCAGCTCTGCCTCGGTCTGGACCACTTCGGGGTGGTGCTGCTTCAGGTGCATGGTCACATGGAGCTTGACGTCTTCCATGCCTTGAGGGGAGAAGATCGTCCAGCCACAAGGACAAGAGGTCATGTGGGCCATTGGATCGGGAGTTCGGACCGCGTCATATTAAGCCGAGGGGGTCCGTCCGGGTGAAGGAGGTGTACCTCCCTACGAGGACACGATCAGCGTCGTTGCGCTGGTCCACAGTAGGAGCGTGCCTAGAATGACGAGGAACGCAGCAATCAGTGTCAGACGCTTCTTCCCGCCTTCGCCCCTCTTGATCAGCGCGATTACAGACACTATCAGGGCGAACTCGAGGGTCAGCAGTTCGAGCTCAAGGAGAGTCTTCAGCCAGACGCTTTGCAGTACCAGGGACGTGGTCCCGAGCGTCGTGAGCAGCGTCAGCATCGTGGCTGCCGCAGTCGCCAACGCAGCCGCGACGAGATTGTAATTAGCCTCGTGCGAAGTGAGCTCGGCCTCGGAAGAGGCTTCGGATTTGGTCAACGTCGAGTCCCATCCCCTCTGACTGTCAATAATAAGCGGGCTCTCGCGCGGCGCCTGACATCTCTTCAGACTGAGTGCCTCCCTCAGGGCCTTACTTACATGACGTAGAGGTAGATGGGGTGCGACTTCTTCCACCCTTTGGGCGTTACTTCGATTTCGCGTGCGGGAGTCCAACCTGGAATCTGGTAGTCGAAATTCACAATCCTGGCCCCGGGCCTGAGTTCCTTCAAGAACTTCGGCGCCATCAAGTTCAGGATGTAGCTGGACAGGTAAAGCGCGAGGACATCCGCCTTCCTCAAGCTCACCTTCTTGAAGTTCCTGCGAGATATCGTGACTCGGTCGGAGAGTCCCAACTCCCTCGCCCTCCTTCTGCATTCTTCCACCAGGCGCTTCCGCGTCTCAACTCCGACCACCTTGGCTCGAAAGTCTCTGGCCGCCGTGATCACCATCCTGCCGTCGCCCGACCCCAGGTCGAACACCACCTCGTCAGGCTTCACGGACGCAAGGGCGAGCATCTTCGGTATGATGTCCTGAGGGGTTGGGATGTACGGCTCGGTGTAGTTCAACCAGAACAAGGAGCGCCTCTGCCTTAGATAAGGTTCAGTATGGAAGGACGACGCTTCAGATGCTTCAGCGGGCCCGGTGGGATTTGAACCCACGGCCTACAGCTCTCGCCCGAGGAGCTAGGAGGCTGCCGCGCTGTCCGTATTCCGCTCCGGATGGATCTGCGCTACGGGCCCAGCCTAGGCCCGCCGGGAGGGGGAATAATACCTATCCTCGAATCACTCGACGAGGTCAAACTCCACCTCAACCTCTCCCTTCGCGTTCCTGTACCTCGCAGCGCCCAATCGCACCCGTCCCACCGCAGCTGTGCTGTCCACATGCTTCTCGTTGCAGCAGTTGACGTTCCAGTCAGGAATCCTCACCAGTCTCAACATCGTGATCCCCTCGGGCACCGGGAATTCGTCATAGATCTGCTCCCCAAAGTGCATCTGCGCCTCTTCCCTCTCCATCTCGAACTCAACGACCTCGACCCCCTCGTCCACCTTCCTGTTGGCCGCCTCCTCCACCCTCTCCATCTCCTCGGGGCTCGGCTTCCTGTCGAACCTGACCGTCAGCCTGCCGTGACTCCCCGAGACGTACACCGAAGTGGTCAGGGTCGCCCCCAAGACCTTCTGGACCGCGCCCTTCACTACGTGCAGGGCAGTGTGCGTCCTCTCCTCTTCCGAGCTCAACTACAGCCTCGTCGCGATCTTGAAGAAGTCCGAGAGGCGGGTCTCCAGGCCGTATCTCCTCTCGTTCCCTCTCATGTACAGGAAGATGGAGAGCAGAGTCGGCCACATCGACATCAGGCTGAACCTGTCCTCGACCTTCGCCCTGATGAACCTGTACACTTTCGAGTAGACCTCGAACTTCTCCAGGACTGCCCTCCTGTATTCCTCCCTGTTCCCGAGGTGCTCCACAAACAGGTTGACGCACTGCATGCTCGGGATGATCCCTTCCCCCAGCATCGGATAGACCGTCCCTATGCTCTCTCCTACTCCTATCGCCTTCCCGTCAAAGAAGGGCTCGCAATACTTCGGAGGCGTAACCCTGACCGGCCTCCCTATCTTTCTGACCACCTCGCACTTGTACTTCCTCACGAACTCGTCCAGCTCGCCCCTGTACCTCCCCCTGAGGTCCCCCGCCCCCACGTGCGCCGTCCCGTCACCCAACGGAAAAAACCACCAGTAGCCAGAAAGCCCGGGGTACGGCTTGATCACAAAGTCGTCGTACGGCAGCTCCTTTGACTTGACTTGGTACTCGAGCGACGGTATCACCAGGTCGTCCTCGACCTTCGGCAGCAGGGCCCTCTGGAGCCCGGTCGCGTCCACCACCATGTCGAAGCCGTCGAACCTCTCACCCACTCCCTTGACCTGTTCACCCCAGTGGACCTCCTTCCCCTCGAGCATGTCGTGCGTCAGCCTGTGCTTGTCGTACGTGACCAGTCCCTTGAGCTTGATCTCCAACTCCTCGTCCCCCAAGTCCACGCGCATCTTCGTCCCCCTGTGCAGGACGTAGTCTCCGAAGTTGAACCCCGCCTCTTTGACCAAGTCGGAGATGAACGGCTCGCTGGTCCCCCAGGCGCAGACTGTGTACCAGTTCTTCTGAGCCCTCATCTCGAAGGCCTCCACCTTGTGCTCGGCCGGCATCCTGTTGAGCAAGTAAGCCCCGGCTACGCCCGTTCCGACGACCGCGACTTTCATTCTGAGCGGAGCCTCTCTCAGGAGTATGTATGTCTATTTCGCGGTGAGCTCTCGTCTCAAGTCACGAACCAACCTAAATAAACTGAGTATACCAGGGTTACCGAGATGTCCAAGGTGGTCAAAGTCTCCGAGGAGACCCATTCGAAGCTCGCCAGCATGGCAAAGTGGGGCGAGTCGATGGACCAGGTCATCCACCGCATGACCCTCCAGACAAAGGGCCTCGAGGACGTGGTCGCCGGACAGAGCTCCATCTGCTTCATCGACGGGCAGGAGGGGCGCCTCCTCTACAGGGGATTCGACATCGAGGACCTCGCCGGTCGCTCGAACTACGAAGAGACCGCCTACCTCCTGTGGAACGGACACCTTCCCACCTCGCCTGAGCTGCGGACCTTCACTTCCGAGCTTTCATCCAAGCGTCCTATCCCGAGGGAGGTCTCCCAGATCCTCACCACGCTTCCGCGGAACTGCGACGCAATGGACGCCCTGCGCGTCGGGGTCGCCGCCTTGGGGATATTCGACGACCCGATGTACACCCAGCACGAGCGCGCGATGTCCATCGCTTCAAAGGTCGGAACGGTCGTCGCTGCAATCCACCGCCACAAGCACGACCAGGACATCATACCTCCCCGCGACGACCTGAGCTTCTCCTCGAACTTCCTCTACATGGTCACCGGCGAGGAGCCGAGCGCGGCCGACGCCCGCCTGATGGATGTCCTCCTGATCCTCCACGCTGACCACGAGCTGAACGCCTCAACCTTCACCGCACGCGTCATCGCCTCCACCCTCTCCGACGTCTACTCGGCCGTAACCGGGGCCGTCGGGGCTCTCAAGGGTCCCCTCCACGGCGGGGCCAACGAGAAGGTCGTCGAGATGACAGCTGAAATCGGGACCCCCGACAAGGCAGAGGCGTACGTCTCCTCCAAGCTCGGGTCCAAGCAGAAGATCACCGGCTTTGGGCACCGGGTCTACAAGACGATGGACCCCCGCGCGAAGATCCTGAAGGACATGGCGCACAGGTTCACGAAGACCGAGAAGGAGAAGGAGGCCCTCCAGATCCTTGAGAAGGTCGAGTCGATGATGAAGGCCGAAAAGCACCTTTACCCCAACGTCGACCTGTACTCTGGGCTGGCGCTCAACCACATCGGAGTCCCCTCCTACCTCTTCACCCCCGTCTTCGCCGTCGGCAGGGCCCCCGGGTGGCTCGCGCACGTCCTCGAACAGTACGCCGACAATCGTATCATCCGCCCCAGGGCCGAGTACATCGGTCCCCCGCGCTCGAGATATGTCCCAATCGATAAGCGGACCGCAGCGGAGGCCAAGCATTGAGGGTCGAGGCTCTCATCCGCAGGAGCCCCGTCACGATCAGCGCGAGCGCGACCATCCGCCAGGCCGCCGAAGTCTTCGCCCGGGAGAAGATCGGACTTCTCGTGGTCGCCTCCACCGTAAGCCCGGTCAAGGCCGAGGCTGTGATCTCTGAGCGCGACGTGGTCCGCGCGGTCGCCAAAGGGACCCCGTTGTCCGCCCAGCTCGAAGGGATCTCCACGAAGAAGCTCGTAAGCGTCAAGCGCTCCGACCAGCCCTCTAAGGCGGTGCGGCTCATGATGGAGATGGGCATCCGCCACCTGGTAGTCGAGAACGACGACGGGACACTGTTCGGGGTGCTCTCCATCCGAGACTTCTTCCGCGAAAACAAACTCCTCCAGGCCTTTCTGAAGGACGAGGCCGAGGAGGTCCACGGCATAGACTAGTCGGGCCGACCTTTTCATCCGGAAATCATCACCAATCTTAAATAGCGTGAGACGCTCGCTTTTTTCCAGAGATGCCTCTCTTCGGGGACATCGGCACCGTCTTCCTGATGGGCCTAGTAGGAGTCGTGTTCACCCTCCCTGTAGTCCTCCTGCCTCGCCTCTTCGCCCCCCGCCGCCCCAATCCGATCAAGAACGCTCCCTTCGAGTGCGGCCAGGTCCCGGTCGGAGCCGGCAAGATGCACTACATGATGCAATACTACGCCTACCTCCTGATCTTCATAGTCTTCGACGTCCTCTCGATGTTCCTCTACGCCTGGGCCGCAGCCTACAAGCCCCTCGCCCTCGGCCTCACCTCGAGCTGGCTCGTTACGCTCTTCATTGGAATGCTCTTCGTCCCCATGGGCTTCGCCCTTGTGCTGGCGGGGAGGCGCGAGCTTTGGTAGAAAAGTCCGGGTCCTTCCAGGCTCTGGTCGGGAAGGTCAACGACATTCTCCAGTACTCAGTCGGCGACCCGATGCGCTACCTCGCCAACTGGGGCAGGCTCTATTCGCTGTGGCCCGTACACCTTGAAACGGCCTGTTGCTCGGTTGAGGTAGGAGCTGCAGCGGGTTCGCGCTTCGATTTCGAGCGCTTCGGGGCTCTCGAGGCATTCGGGTCCCTGCGCCAGTGCGACCTCCTGATCGTCATGGGTACGGTCACCCGCAAGCTCGCCCCGAGGCTCAAATTGATTTACGATCAGATGGCCGAACCTAAGTGGGTGATAGCGATGGGAGCATGCCTCCGCGGCGACTCTCTGGTGTACACTACGGACGGGCCCAGGAGGATAGACGAAATCAGAGCGGGCGAGTCTGTCTACTCCTACGACGAAGCGTCGAGGCGCCCAGCACTTTCGAAGGTACTCGCAACCAAACTAAACGGGGTCAAGGACGTCTTCCGACTCCGGGCGGGTTCGTACGAGGTCGCCGCAACCGCAGACCATCAATTCGCAGTCTACGCCAAAACTGTTAGCAGAAAGTGGATCTCTCACACTCAAGCCGCTTTGTTGACGGAAGAAGGTTTCACCCTGGCTGAATCTGCCGCATTGTTCGGGGTCTCTACCGAGACTCTGGCCCGCTGGAGAAGCAATCCCCCCAAGGAGTTTGGCATGGACCTGATCTGGAAGTCATTGAGCGAGATTCAAGAGGGCGACCTAGTTGCAACCTTCTCTGAGCCGGTCCAGCCGGCAACGCTCCCGATAGGCTACGTCCACTCTGGAAAGCTCCGAAATGCTGTAACCCTTCCTACTTCAATGAACGACGATTTGGCTTGGCTCACTGGGGTCTATCTAGGAGACGGGTGGAACACGGGCAGTAGGGTGGGCTACTCCGTACTCCCGCGAGACAAGATCAGGCAGGCACTGGAAGAGACCATCCAGAGGACCTTCGGTCTCGCTCCGTCGAAGTGGAAGCAGGTCTCCATCGAGTCCGCCGCCGTCAGCGGGATGATGACCCAGTCTCTGAATCTGCACGGTGATGTATACTCGAAGCGCATACCCTCCTGGGTCTTTGTGGCACCGATGAGCCAGGTGCTAAGCGTGATTGCCGGAATGGTCGAGTCCGATGGCAACCAGAGTCCTTACGGCTTCGCGCAGGTCAGCTCGGCAAATGAGCAAATGATGCGCGACCTAGTGGAACTCTGCCACTATCGGGGGATACACGTGGGCGGTATTTTCGTGAAGCACAAAGAGAACGTGCTCGAGGGGAGGCTACTAAAGTCCACCGAGTACATCGTAAGTTTCCCCAAGAGTGTAGTTTCCACCCTTCCACTCCGGACGCGCACAGTACCCGTAACTAAGACTAGAGAATACGATGGAAAGTCGCACCTTAAGACGAACCACGAGGGAATCGGCCTAAGCAGGGTCACATCGGTCTTTCCGCGAGGCAAGGAGCCTGTGTACGACATCGAAGTTCAAGGGAACCACAACTTCTTCGCCAACGGACAGCTGGTCCACAACTGCGCCATCACAGGCGGGCTTTACTTCGACTCTTACAACGTCCTCCGAGGCATCGACGACGTGATCCCAGTCGACGTCTACATCCCCGGATGTCCGCCGCGCGCCGAGGCACTCCTCCAAGGGATAGTCCTCCTCCAGGAGAAGATCCGCAGACTTCCGACCCTAAGCGGCACGTGACCCTGACTTGAGTCAGGCGAAGCCTACCCCGGCACCCGCTGCCAGCCCCGGTGCTCCGGCTCCCTCCGCCCCAGCCAAGGCCCCGACGCCGATGCCCCCGGCCCCGCCCAAGCCCGAGCCAGTGCGTGCCAAGGACCTGGCCTCAAAGATTGTCGCAAAGTTCCCGGCCACAAAGGTCGACTGGATGAGGGAGCGACGCCTCAAAGTCACTACGACTTCGGACAAGATCAAGGAACTCTCCCTTTTCGCCCGCGATTCCCTCGGCTTCGACCACATCAGCACAGTCAGCGGTGTCGACTGGATCGGAAAGAACGAGCTCGAAGTGGTCTACTTCGTCGGCTCCCTCCAGGTCGGCTGGACGGACTTCGTCCTCTGCCTCGCCGAGCGAATCCCACGCGACAACCCCGTCGTCCCCACCCTCATCGACATCTGGGTCGGCGTAGACTACAACGAGAGAGAGACGCACGAGATGTTCGGGATAAACTTCCAAGGGCACCCCAACCAGTCGCACCTGTTCCTCCCCGAGGACTGGAACGACCTACCTCCTCTTCGCAAGGACTATATCTCGCCGGGGCGATGAATTGACAGTCGAAACAGAGTACGTCCCCGACCCCGACCGAATCATGGCCGTGTCGCTGGGCCCCCAACACCCAGGCGCAGGCCACTTCCGAATCAAGCTCTGGCTGGATGGCGACTATCTGGTCAGGTCCGAGCCCGACCCAGGATACGTCCACCGGGGAGAGGAGAAGATGGGCGAATACAGGAACTACATACAGAACATCCCGCACCTGGAGCGCCCGGTAATCCTCGACAGCTCCAACATCCTCCTACCATACTCCCTGGGCGTGGACGAGCTCATGAACAACAACGTCCCTGTGCGTGCGCAGTACCTACGGGTCATAATGTCCGAGGCCAACCGCATCATCTCCCACATGTACTTTCTCGGGATCATGGGGATCTTCGTCGGCCACTCGACCATGATCGAATGGGCGATGGGAGACCGGGACTTTTGGATCGACTTTGCGGAGCGCATCGGGGGTGCCAGGGTCACCTTCGCCTACATCATCCCCGGCGGGGTAAGGAACGACATGCCGTCCTTCGCGGTGGACAAGGGCCTCCAGACCTGCGACTGGTTCGACAAGCGTATGGACGAGTACGAGAAGATCTTCCTGAACAACCCCATCTTCAAGCAGCGCTCGGAGGGCATCGGGGTCCTCTCCCCCGCCGATGCGACCGCTCTCGGCGCGACGGGCACAGTCCTCAGGGCCTCGGGCATCAGGCACGACCTCCGCCGGGACGAACCGTACTGCGTCTACCCCGAGCTGGACTTTGAGATACCCACCCTCAAGTCAGGCGACTCTTGGGCCCGCGCCTACGTGGCTCTTCTCGAGATGCGCGAGTCGGTCAAGATAATCCGCCAGGCGCTCAAGAAGATCCCGCCGGGCCCGGTCCGCCTCAAGCTGGGCCCGCAGCCCCGCGTCCCGGCGGGAGAAGTGTACTCGCGCACCGAGGCAGCGCGCGGAGAGATGAGCTACCACCTCATCAGCGATGGGACCCCCAGGCCGTACAGGCTGAAGATTTCCACCCCGAGTCTCAAGAACCTGAGGGTGCTCCCGCACGTGCTGAAGAATGCGCACGTGGCGGACATACCTGTCATCTATTGGGGCCTCAATCTTTGGCCCGTCGAATTTGACCGATGAGGTTGGCAGGCTGTAAGGCCTAGTCTATGGCGCCTGAGGCAAGACCAATCAAGAGCAGCACAATCGAGATCTCTGACACGAGCAAGGCCTTTGTCCGCGTCAAGCCCACTCTGAAGAAGGCCCTCGTGCTTGGTCTGGAAACGTACAGCCCTATCAGCCCACCCGCCAGGAGCACCGGGGCTACGACCAGCTCCTTAGCCAACAAGTGTGGTGCCCGGTACAGTCCTTGGAAGGCCCAGTTCCAGAAGAACAGGCTTTCGAAGAAGACTACTACAGGGGTCAGGATGACAGCGAGAGCCAAGCCCCTGGCCGCGCCTCTCACTGTCCATCGGGCTATTACGAAAAACATCAGTCCAAACAGGACCGAGAGTGCGCCGAAGACGGGGAACAACACTGCGCCACCCGTACACGTCATGCACGGTGCGAAGAACAACAATGCCCACCAGAACAGATAGAGCCCTGAAATCACGTTGACTCCAGCGAGGACCTCAGCTGCCGTAGGCCGATGTAATCTAAGCGTTCGCAATGGAGCCGCGCCCGCCCACCTCGCCATGGAGGTCGGTCATGCTCAGCCTTAAATTCAAAGGCTCCAATGGAGAGACGTGCCGTCCTCCGACGAGGAGATGCTCGCCGAGCTCAAGAAGATCCGCGAGCTTCTGACTCCCGCGCCAGGTCCCGCAGCCGCAAAGGGCCTGTCAGCCGAGTTCAAGGCCTTCCTAGAACAGTACAAAGTCCTCGGGCTGGCCGTCGCCTTCATCCTGGGCATCTACCTGGGCAACCTGGTCAAGGCCCTGGTGACCGACCTGGTCCTCCCAATCGTGGCGCTCGCCCTCCCGCCTGGCACTGACATCAACACCTACATGGTCGGGCCCTTCGGAGTGGGGGACTTCGCCAACAACGTACTCACCTTCATCATCGTGGCCCTCGTGATCTTCATCATAGTGAAGATCGCCAAGAGATACAAGATCGGCTGAGCCCGGGCACTCTTCCCGCTCATGATAGTGTAAATCATTGAGCAGACAGTCAAAGGTTCTTGGTACGGGAGAGTATGTCCTTCTCCCCCTACATCATGTTGGATATCACGTTGAGCAGCAAGTTCGAGAAGGGATGGAAGGCTCAGGAGAAGGAGTCCTTCGGAAAGCAGGTCCGCGAGACAGTTCGCGGCCCGCAGCCGATGCGTCCCCAGATCCAGAAGGCCACCCAGCAACTCACTGGGGAGGTAAACCGACTGGACCAGGCGATGAACCGGCTCAAGCAGAGGGAGAACTCCATCTTCAAGAAGACGGTGACCGCCGTCCAGGCTCACGACCAAGAGTCCAGCAAGGCGTACTCCAACGAGCTCGCCGAAGTCCGCAAGATGCAGAAGATAGTCACGCAGTCCAAGATCGCCCTAGAGCAGATCACCACGAGGCTGCAGACTGTCACCGACATCGGGGACTTCGCGGCTACGATCGCCCCGGCCATCGGGGTGATCAAGAACGTCCGCGCGACTCTCGGCGAAGCGATGCCTGACGCGCAGGGTGCCCTCGGAGAGATCGGCGCCACGCTCAACTCGATCATGGTGGACGTCGGCCAGATAACTGGCATGAACTTCTACCAGGCCGAGAACAGCGAGGAAGCCAACAAGATCCTCTCGGAGGCAGCGGCCATCGCCGAGAAGAGGATGAGCGAATCTCTACCAGAGGTTCCCAACTCCACGAGCGAGTCCATCTTCACAAGCGAATAGACGAAAAGTCGAGGCTGTTCGGCCCAGGCCGGGCGGCCTTCTTTCTGTTTTCTCAGGCCTCAGACGAAGTGCTCCACAGGAGCTCGAGGAACTGCCCGAAGTGCTGCGCCACAGTGGGGCTGTCAATCCACCCGCACGCTGAGTAATCCGGGAGCGCTATCATCGCCGCCTTCTCGTCCACCAGTAGGTCCATCGCGACCAGGTTGCCGGTCCTCACCTCGGCCCCGGGTGGAAGGATCCCCGTGGCACCTTCGTCTCCGACGACCCTGACCTCGACCCCTCTCCCCATCGCCGCCTCGAGTAGCTGGAGCAGCTTCGCGTCCTCCAGCCCCATGGTCGGGGCGACCAGCACCACGCTCTTCCTGGCTCCCATCAGCAGCTCGTAGACCTTGCCCAGGACCTTCTCCCTCCCCCTCAGGGTGTAGACGAGCTCAGCCTCAGCGGCAGGCTCGGGGCTGTACACTTTCTCCAGGGCCTCGAAGGTCTCGTCCAGTTTGGCCCTGACGGCTGACCTCACCGTCGCCGGACGCCTCGCCCTGTACGTAATCGGCTTGCTAGTGACCATGTCCACCCAGCCCTTCTCCGCCAGCGCCTTGAGCGCCTCGTACGCGCTCGGGTAGGGGACCTTGGCCTCCCTCCCGACCCTCCTAGGGTCCGAGGGACCCATCGAGGCAAGGGTGACGTAGCACTTCGCCTCGTAACCTGTCAGGCCCATCGCCCGAAGGTCCTCGACCATCCCTCTCTTGTCCACGGTGACCGCACGGCAAAGCTCTTATATAGGATTTTAGTAGCGTTCCGCACTAATGATTTCCAAGCCCGACTACGACGTAATCATAGCCGGGGGAGGCATGGCGGGCCT containing:
- a CDS encoding class I SAM-dependent methyltransferase encodes the protein MNYTEPYIPTPQDIIPKMLALASVKPDEVVFDLGSGDGRMVITAARDFRAKVVGVETRKRLVEECRRRARELGLSDRVTISRRNFKKVSLRKADVLALYLSSYILNLMAPKFLKELRPGARIVNFDYQIPGWTPAREIEVTPKGWKKSHPIYLYVM
- a CDS encoding alanyl-tRNA editing protein, yielding MSSEEERTHTALHVVKGAVQKVLGATLTTSVYVSGSHGRLTVRFDRKPSPEEMERVEEAANRKVDEGVEVVEFEMEREEAQMHFGEQIYDEFPVPEGITMLRLVRIPDWNVNCCNEKHVDSTAAVGRVRLGAARYRNAKGEVEVEFDLVE
- a CDS encoding NAD(P)/FAD-dependent oxidoreductase encodes the protein MKVAVVGTGVAGAYLLNRMPAEHKVEAFEMRAQKNWYTVCAWGTSEPFISDLVKEAGFNFGDYVLHRGTKMRVDLGDEELEIKLKGLVTYDKHRLTHDMLEGKEVHWGEQVKGVGERFDGFDMVVDATGLQRALLPKVEDDLVIPSLEYQVKSKELPYDDFVIKPYPGLSGYWWFFPLGDGTAHVGAGDLRGRYRGELDEFVRKYKCEVVRKIGRPVRVTPPKYCEPFFDGKAIGVGESIGTVYPMLGEGIIPSMQCVNLFVEHLGNREEYRRAVLEKFEVYSKVYRFIRAKVEDRFSLMSMWPTLLSIFLYMRGNERRYGLETRLSDFFKIATRL
- a CDS encoding citrate synthase (catalyzes the formation of citrate from acetyl-CoA and oxaloacetate) — its product is MTLQTKGLEDVVAGQSSICFIDGQEGRLLYRGFDIEDLAGRSNYEETAYLLWNGHLPTSPELRTFTSELSSKRPIPREVSQILTTLPRNCDAMDALRVGVAALGIFDDPMYTQHERAMSIASKVGTVVAAIHRHKHDQDIIPPRDDLSFSSNFLYMVTGEEPSAADARLMDVLLILHADHELNASTFTARVIASTLSDVYSAVTGAVGALKGPLHGGANEKVVEMTAEIGTPDKAEAYVSSKLGSKQKITGFGHRVYKTMDPRAKILKDMAHRFTKTEKEKEALQILEKVESMMKAEKHLYPNVDLYSGLALNHIGVPSYLFTPVFAVGRAPGWLAHVLEQYADNRIIRPRAEYIGPPRSRYVPIDKRTAAEAKH
- a CDS encoding CBS domain-containing protein, which gives rise to MRVEALIRRSPVTISASATIRQAAEVFAREKIGLLVVASTVSPVKAEAVISERDVVRAVAKGTPLSAQLEGISTKKLVSVKRSDQPSKAVRLMMEMGIRHLVVENDDGTLFGVLSIRDFFRENKLLQAFLKDEAEEVHGID
- a CDS encoding NADH-quinone oxidoreductase subunit A, which translates into the protein MPLFGDIGTVFLMGLVGVVFTLPVVLLPRLFAPRRPNPIKNAPFECGQVPVGAGKMHYMMQYYAYLLIFIVFDVLSMFLYAWAAAYKPLALGLTSSWLVTLFIGMLFVPMGFALVLAGRRELW
- a CDS encoding NADH-quinone oxidoreductase subunit C; the encoded protein is MPPAPPKPEPVRAKDLASKIVAKFPATKVDWMRERRLKVTTTSDKIKELSLFARDSLGFDHISTVSGVDWIGKNELEVVYFVGSLQVGWTDFVLCLAERIPRDNPVVPTLIDIWVGVDYNERETHEMFGINFQGHPNQSHLFLPEDWNDLPPLRKDYISPGR
- a CDS encoding NADH-quinone oxidoreductase subunit D, encoding MAVSLGPQHPGAGHFRIKLWLDGDYLVRSEPDPGYVHRGEEKMGEYRNYIQNIPHLERPVILDSSNILLPYSLGVDELMNNNVPVRAQYLRVIMSEANRIISHMYFLGIMGIFVGHSTMIEWAMGDRDFWIDFAERIGGARVTFAYIIPGGVRNDMPSFAVDKGLQTCDWFDKRMDEYEKIFLNNPIFKQRSEGIGVLSPADATALGATGTVLRASGIRHDLRRDEPYCVYPELDFEIPTLKSGDSWARAYVALLEMRESVKIIRQALKKIPPGPVRLKLGPQPRVPAGEVYSRTEAARGEMSYHLISDGTPRPYRLKISTPSLKNLRVLPHVLKNAHVADIPVIYWGLNLWPVEFDR
- a CDS encoding MscL family protein, whose protein sequence is MLAELKKIRELLTPAPGPAAAKGLSAEFKAFLEQYKVLGLAVAFILGIYLGNLVKALVTDLVLPIVALALPPGTDINTYMVGPFGVGDFANNVLTFIIVALVIFIIVKIAKRYKIG